A stretch of Lactuca sativa cultivar Salinas chromosome 6, Lsat_Salinas_v11, whole genome shotgun sequence DNA encodes these proteins:
- the LOC128126845 gene encoding uncharacterized protein LOC128126845, protein MDACHLLLGRPWDYDRNIDHNGRTNTYSFLFGGVKITLVPSKPKEPVSRPSGTLLTLNQFDDELEAEGGIFVLLGKEVAKEVEIPEVMVPLLKEFADVFPNELPDGLPPLRDIQHHIDLQPGAQLPNRPHY, encoded by the coding sequence ATGGATGCTTGTCATTTGTTGTTGGGCAGACCTTGGGACTATGATCGTAACATAGACCATAACGGGCGGACTAATActtacagtttcttgtttggtgGTGTGAAGATAACATTGGTTCCCAGTAAGCCAAAGGAGCCAGTTTCGAGACCTTCGGGTACTCTGCTGACCCTTAATCAGTTTGATGACGAGTTGGAGGCGGAAGGTGGAATTTTTGTATTGCTCGGGAAGGAAGTCGCTAAGGAGGTTGAAATTCCTGAGGTTATGGTTCCTTTGCTCAAGGAATTCGCTGATGTTTTCCCTAATGAATTACCTGATGGTTTGCCACCTTTACGTGACatccaacatcatattgatttacaaCCAGGAGCTCAGTTGCCTAATAGGCCACATTACTGA